One region of Zingiber officinale cultivar Zhangliang chromosome 7B, Zo_v1.1, whole genome shotgun sequence genomic DNA includes:
- the LOC122004421 gene encoding aspartic proteinase CDR1-like yields MAAIVTFFRLLLLICFVPALVPQDTVFDIELVHRDSPKSPLYNSSMTPFDRLQAATVRSVNRASYLDKRITMKTSADMEIALRYIEGEFLMLISMGMPKSQSVWGIIDTGSELNWVNCDGCQCSNRNTTLFNPNASLSYKKLSCFSDDCRSLRMGRCNDDEMCQYHAAYGDGSNVDGILSSETLHLASLDPFQLFLIPNMTFGCNFRSVDNGISNPGGIIGLRPKPPSLIHQLAPKYISKYFSYCLDMLDGGFSSKLFLGRGKPTVVGNRIVTPLKTQDNFYAVQLNAISIPDEFDIFLTTRSKLSAGNIIFDSGTVMTMLDNEVVDQLVRKLMDYVNLQTVRIDSFKLCFTVFSTEVEERLPGLLFSFDGTLGNFRVSPENLFRWFRRNVKCMVILGRDGIQIFGNIMQQDILVGHDLEKMELTIVEKKCSDL; encoded by the coding sequence ATGGCGGCCATCGTTACCTTCTTCCGCCTCCTCTTACTGATATGCTTCGTGCCGGCTCTTGTCCCACAGGACACTGTCTTTGACATTGAGTTGGTCCACCGCGACTCTCCCAAGTCGCCACTGTACAACAGCTCGATGACACCCTTTGATCGCCTACAGGCCGCCACTGTTCGCTCAGTCAACCGAGCTAGCTACTTGGACAAGCGCATCACCATGAAGACCTCCGCTGACATGGAGATCGCCTTGCGCTATATTGAAGGGGAATTCTTGATGCTGATTAGCATGGGCATGCCAAAGTCGCAATCTGTGTGGGGCATCATCGACACCGGCAGCGAACTAAACTGGGTTAACTGTGATGGCTGCCAATGCTCCAATAGGAACACCACCCTATTCAATCCTAATGCATCCCTCTCCTACAAGAAGTTATCTTGCTTTTCCGATGACTGCAGGAGCTTGAGAATGGGTCGTTGCAATGATGATGAGATGTGCCAGTACCATGCCGCCTATGGCGATGGCTCCAACGTCGACGGAATTTTATCATCAGAAACCTTGCATTTAGCCTCATTAGATCCATTCCAATTATTCTTAATTCCAAATATGACATTCGGTTGCAACTTCCGATCTGTGGACAATGGAATTTCCAACCCTGGCGGCATCATTGGGTTACGCCCCAAGCCCCCATCTCTGATCCATCAGCTTGCCCCTAAGTACATTAGCAAGTACTTCTCCTATTGCCTGGACATGCTCGATGGGGGATTCAGTAGTAAGCTCTTCTTGGGACGCGGCAAACCGACGGTCGTCGGAAATAGGATCGTCACGCCGCTCAAGACGCAAGACAACTTCTACGCCGTGCAACTTAACGCCATCTCGATCCCGGATGAGTTTGACATCTTCCTTACTACGAGGTCCAAGTTGAGCGCCGGAAACATCATCTTCGACTCTGGCACCGTCATGACCATGCTGGACAATGAAGTGGTGGACCAATTGGTGAGGAAATTGATGGATTACGTTAACTTGCAGACTGTGAGGATTGACTCATTCAAATTGTGCTTCACAGTGTTCTCGACAGAGGTAGAGGAGAGGCTGCCGGGGTTGTTGTTCTCGTTTGATGGGACATTGGGGAACTTCAGGGTGAGCCCTGAAAACTTGTTTAGGTGGTTTAGACGGAATGTGAAATGCATGGTGATATTGGGAAGGGATGGTATACAGATCTTTGGGAATATTATGCAGCAAGATATTTTGGTTGGACATGATCTAGAAAAAATGGAATTGACTATTGTAGAGAAAAAATGTAGCGACTTATAA